Genomic DNA from Mesorhizobium sp. 131-2-1:
GATCGCCCGCCGCGCCGCGATCAACAAGAACCGCCGCTCGCGCGTCCGCACCTATGTGCGCCAGGTCGAAGAGGCGCTGGCCTCGGGCGACAAGGCTGCGGCACTTGCCGCGTTCAAGGCCGCCGAGCCGGAATTGATGCGCGCCGCGACCAAGGGCGTGATCCACAAGAACACGGCGTCGCGCAAGGTTTCCCGGCTGGCACACCGGGTCAAGGTACTGACTGCCTGATAAGCCATCGCTAGACTTGCGTTTTTCGAACCCGGCGGATGACGCCGGGTTTTTTCGTTTGCCGGCAAGTACTTAAAAAGAACGCCCCGAGATCGCGTCCCGGCTGGATTTCAAAATCCGGATTACTTTGCCGGCATATACATGCGCACTGATATTCCGTTATGTCGAAAGCGGGCGCTGACCAAGATTCGGCTGTCAGAAATTAGCTATATATTTCAAACACCTACGGACGGTGATCCACAGCTTGTTCACACCGCGTCCGAGCGGCGGGGGACAAGTAGCTGTCAAGCGAATTATTTCAGAAAATTTCGTGTCGAGCGGTCATTTTCATATTCGCCGGAAAAGGGTT
This window encodes:
- the rpsT gene encoding 30S ribosomal protein S20, with translation MANTSSAKKATRKIARRAAINKNRRSRVRTYVRQVEEALASGDKAAALAAFKAAEPELMRAATKGVIHKNTASRKVSRLAHRVKVLTA